The Blastocatellia bacterium genome includes a window with the following:
- a CDS encoding response regulator translates to MSKILVVEDDFGAKQGFKYLLEDYGHEVDLAENVRLALEKLAQSSYDLAIVDLILPDEAGEMVGDAGIQLLQRMEQLWPALPAVVVTTRLDPAALSACQQISNCKAYMTKDPNPTQFTEKVEQLLAGK, encoded by the coding sequence GTGAGCAAGATTCTAGTAGTCGAAGATGACTTTGGCGCCAAACAGGGATTCAAGTATTTGTTGGAAGACTACGGGCATGAAGTGGATCTGGCTGAAAATGTACGCTTGGCCTTGGAGAAGCTGGCACAATCCAGTTACGACCTGGCAATCGTTGACCTGATATTGCCGGATGAGGCGGGAGAGATGGTTGGGGATGCGGGCATCCAGCTGCTTCAGCGGATGGAGCAGCTATGGCCGGCGCTGCCGGCTGTGGTCGTAACCACTCGCCTCGATCCAGCCGCCCTGTCCGCTTGCCAGCAGATAAGCAACTGTAAGGCGTATATGACGAAGGATCCCAATCCCACGCAATTCACAGAAAAGGTCGAGCAATTGCTGGCCGGCAAGTGA
- a CDS encoding CHAT domain-containing protein, translating to MNQILFLESDVNLAREVQEVLRSRGYQVTLSQTPDHARQLLSSAPPQVALINLNMHASRGVEVLKYIREEELLTTPIAVLDSRKAELVNEAARLGCLAFVDKGHNFLTQLEDLLKQIQHRFARNFRPTGAGATAIFEVLVNLEEKALSASLRSSGSALEFGRTGLRGNTGKRLDYFIRESQRINDAIKRGWRPQDNQEMHRLGSELTEEVLGISRVLYDWWTQVAATHPDLCVVFGSEIELIQLPIELIVGPPVGQSGVGYLALEHALVRRVAGYRCKEAGLSIQSLWGQTPLNVLLIGANTSGVLTLPNQDQVKLDKIPSVDEEVTELDNYFNGLRGHLIGKVRTLAGPDATFGNVKKEFESDTRWDIVHFAGHGINYARAPELSGLVLRSRPGPLSVLYAGDLKECLNGKPPRLVYLNACEALPAPPMSGGYRKSYAILDTLLRAGVPHVLGSRWGLEDDKAPELALAFYRQMLNQRTPVEWALLKARQEMWANYNDRSAIWASPVLVSQVPVEDYYPLPSPSARKRRMPDYPPAG from the coding sequence ATGAACCAGATCTTATTTCTTGAGAGTGATGTGAACCTTGCCAGAGAGGTGCAGGAAGTCTTAAGAAGCCGAGGGTATCAGGTGACCCTTTCTCAAACGCCGGATCACGCACGTCAACTGCTCTCCAGCGCCCCGCCCCAAGTGGCGCTGATCAACCTCAACATGCATGCGAGCCGGGGGGTGGAGGTACTGAAATACATTCGCGAAGAGGAACTCCTCACGACGCCCATCGCCGTACTGGACAGCCGTAAGGCTGAACTCGTCAACGAGGCGGCGCGGCTGGGCTGTCTCGCCTTTGTCGACAAGGGGCACAATTTTCTCACACAGCTGGAGGACCTCCTGAAGCAGATTCAGCACCGATTCGCCAGGAACTTCAGGCCGACCGGGGCGGGAGCAACCGCCATCTTTGAAGTGTTGGTCAACCTCGAAGAGAAAGCCCTGTCGGCGAGCTTGCGGTCCTCGGGGAGCGCGCTGGAGTTCGGCCGGACCGGATTGCGAGGGAACACCGGCAAGCGACTCGATTACTTTATCCGCGAGTCGCAGCGGATCAACGACGCCATCAAACGCGGCTGGCGGCCGCAGGACAACCAGGAGATGCACAGGCTGGGCAGCGAGTTAACCGAGGAGGTCCTCGGGATTTCCCGAGTCCTTTACGACTGGTGGACGCAGGTCGCGGCCACGCACCCTGATCTGTGCGTTGTCTTCGGGAGTGAGATTGAGCTGATCCAGTTGCCCATAGAGCTTATAGTCGGCCCGCCGGTGGGCCAGAGTGGGGTCGGCTATCTGGCCCTCGAACACGCGTTGGTGCGGCGCGTGGCAGGCTATCGGTGTAAAGAGGCCGGCCTTTCAATCCAGAGCCTGTGGGGCCAGACGCCGTTAAACGTGCTGCTGATCGGCGCGAACACTTCAGGCGTCTTGACGCTGCCGAATCAGGATCAGGTCAAGCTCGACAAGATCCCATCGGTCGACGAGGAGGTCACCGAACTGGACAATTACTTCAACGGCCTGCGCGGCCATTTGATCGGCAAGGTGCGTACGCTAGCGGGTCCTGACGCCACCTTCGGCAACGTCAAGAAGGAATTCGAGAGTGACACCCGATGGGACATCGTTCACTTCGCCGGGCATGGCATCAACTACGCGCGCGCGCCCGAGCTCAGCGGTCTGGTGTTACGCTCGCGGCCGGGCCCGCTCTCTGTCCTTTATGCGGGAGACTTGAAGGAGTGTCTGAATGGCAAGCCGCCGCGCCTGGTTTATCTGAATGCCTGCGAAGCCCTGCCGGCACCGCCGATGAGTGGCGGCTACCGCAAGAGCTACGCCATTCTCGACACCCTGCTGCGTGCGGGCGTGCCGCACGTGCTGGGGTCCCGGTGGGGGCTGGAAGATGATAAGGCACCTGAACTCGCCCTGGCGTTCTACCGCCAGATGTTAAACCAGCGGACGCCGGTCGAGTGGGCGCTGCTAAAGGCACGCCAGGAGATGTGGGCCAACTACAACGACCGGTCGGCCATCTGGGCTTCGCCGGTGCTGGTTTCTCAAGTGCCCGTAGAGGATTATTACCCGCTGCCTTCCCCGTCGGCCCGCAAAAGGCGAATGCCGGACTACCCGCCTGCGGGGTGA
- a CDS encoding DoxX family protein, whose amino-acid sequence MTTDVKTFTWLDTTAIWRNLMSKLNSFTFKWAPRLLSVLRVIIAFLFMQHGAQKLFGFLAAQPAATPSLISMVGIAGVLEFFGGLLILLGLFTRPVGFILSGLMAVAYFMAHAPQGFWPVRNGGELAVVYCFAFLYMAVAGGGTWSLDQVLRHGKRLPDFGPASHEVRKAA is encoded by the coding sequence ATGACGACGGATGTGAAAACATTTACCTGGCTGGACACGACAGCCATTTGGAGGAACCTTATGTCTAAACTGAACTCATTCACTTTCAAGTGGGCGCCGCGCCTGCTCAGCGTCCTGCGCGTCATCATTGCGTTTCTCTTCATGCAGCACGGGGCGCAGAAACTCTTCGGGTTTCTCGCAGCCCAGCCGGCAGCTACGCCCTCGCTGATTTCAATGGTAGGCATAGCCGGAGTGCTGGAGTTTTTCGGCGGCCTGCTGATCCTTCTGGGTCTTTTCACGCGACCGGTGGGGTTCATTCTTTCCGGCTTGATGGCGGTCGCTTATTTTATGGCTCATGCGCCGCAAGGCTTCTGGCCGGTAAGGAACGGCGGAGAGCTGGCCGTGGTTTACTGCTTCGCGTTTCTTTATATGGCTGTGGCCGGCGGAGGGACGTGGAGCCTGGATCAAGTCTTGCGGCATGGCAAGCGCCTGCCAGATTTTGGCCCGGCAAGTCACGAAGTCAGAAAAGCCGCATGA
- a CDS encoding MarR family transcriptional regulator, producing the protein MAGKLRKELKQTKPFACKEEEVHLNIIRTAEWLSSAFSETLKSADLTPTQYNALRILRGAGTEGLSCSQISERMVTKDSDITRLLDRLETRGLISRERESKDRRVIITRITEGGLRTLAELDKPIQEHHRRLLKHMGEKELASLSNLLEQARKSAD; encoded by the coding sequence GTGGCTGGCAAACTGCGGAAAGAGCTGAAACAAACCAAGCCGTTCGCCTGCAAGGAAGAAGAAGTTCATCTGAACATCATTCGCACGGCAGAATGGCTGTCGTCTGCCTTCAGTGAAACGCTCAAGTCGGCGGACCTCACCCCCACTCAGTACAATGCGCTAAGGATTTTGCGAGGCGCCGGGACAGAAGGCCTGTCTTGCAGCCAGATCAGTGAACGCATGGTGACGAAAGACTCGGATATTACGCGGCTGTTAGACCGCCTCGAAACCCGAGGATTGATCTCACGGGAGCGGGAGTCGAAGGATCGCCGGGTCATCATTACTCGCATCACTGAAGGGGGACTGCGCACGCTTGCTGAGCTTGATAAACCCATACAGGAACACCATCGCCGACTCCTGAAGCACATGGGAGAAAAAGAGCTGGCTAGCTTGAGCAATCTGTTAGAGCAAGCCCGCAAGAGCGCCGATTAA
- a CDS encoding GAF domain-containing protein — MTKDEERKVGQIVVHHWAVTSLIYTMNERLQLAKTIQDVLRVCAEFAASSTNADGSLVCIHRGEPDGKPLVVTTGDKAPAAAPLLQPDHPFYQRVLNAGSSWQAHDLDDEQRHRLALAQTHACAVLAVPIKRGEGQILGGILVWKTQSATCFDSREADRLQLCASQAGLVIENLSLHLVEEKMAVWETLSRGMAFEIHNPITLLGIWLGELERDAAKQWGPDYAEDIRSRFLSKMKAILKEADAATREFLFDFDVNAASNRALVEAKALIEESLADIPNWEGKVDLRGQEVRVFINRRRLRAALRDIAQHAIAHLPAREKLRIEVTASGYEGLAARIVYSFPVPRADETDPKASIFLFREDELIEGLIRIDKGRFQEQTDAGRHEITVSLPCDEV, encoded by the coding sequence ATGACGAAAGATGAGGAGCGGAAGGTCGGCCAGATCGTCGTCCATCATTGGGCGGTGACCAGTCTCATCTACACGATGAATGAGCGGCTTCAGCTGGCCAAGACGATCCAAGACGTCTTGCGGGTCTGCGCAGAGTTTGCCGCCTCCAGCACAAACGCCGATGGCAGCCTGGTATGCATCCATCGGGGAGAACCTGACGGGAAGCCGCTTGTGGTGACGACGGGCGATAAGGCGCCCGCCGCAGCCCCGCTATTGCAGCCCGACCATCCATTTTATCAGCGGGTCTTGAACGCGGGCAGTTCCTGGCAAGCGCACGACCTCGACGACGAGCAACGGCACCGCCTAGCCCTGGCGCAGACCCATGCCTGTGCCGTGCTCGCCGTGCCGATCAAGCGCGGCGAAGGGCAAATTCTTGGCGGCATACTGGTCTGGAAAACGCAGAGCGCGACCTGCTTTGACAGCCGGGAGGCCGACCGTTTGCAGTTGTGCGCCAGTCAGGCCGGGCTGGTTATAGAAAACCTCAGCCTGCACCTGGTGGAAGAAAAGATGGCCGTCTGGGAAACGCTCTCCAGGGGCATGGCCTTCGAGATCCACAACCCCATCACGCTGCTCGGCATTTGGCTGGGGGAGCTTGAGCGCGACGCCGCGAAACAATGGGGCCCCGACTACGCCGAGGACATCAGGAGCCGCTTCCTGTCCAAGATGAAAGCGATTTTGAAGGAGGCTGACGCCGCGACGCGCGAGTTCCTGTTTGATTTCGACGTGAATGCCGCCTCTAACCGGGCGCTGGTCGAAGCTAAGGCGCTGATCGAGGAGAGCCTCGCCGATATCCCCAACTGGGAAGGCAAGGTGGATTTGCGGGGCCAGGAAGTCCGCGTCTTCATCAACCGCCGCCGCCTGAGGGCGGCGCTGCGCGACATCGCGCAACACGCCATCGCCCACCTGCCGGCTAGAGAGAAGTTGCGCATCGAGGTGACTGCGAGCGGCTATGAGGGCTTGGCCGCGCGGATCGTTTATTCATTTCCGGTGCCGCGTGCTGACGAGACCGACCCGAAGGCTTCTATCTTTTTATTCAGAGAAGACGAGTTGATCGAGGGCCTGATCCGAATCGACAAGGGGCGCTTTCAGGAACAAACCGACGCCGGCAGGCACGAGATCACCGTGAGCCTGCCGTGTGACGAAGTCTAA
- the ygiD gene encoding 4,5-DOPA dioxygenase extradiol, which produces MPTIFFGHGNPMNALQTNAWTESWAAIGERIPRPQAILCVSAHWYLPATLVTAMERPRTIHDFGGFPQELYEVSYPAPGDPKLARRVRELLAPLPVGLDDRWGLDHGTWSVLYHVFSEADIPVVQLSIDETQPAAFHYEAGKRLATLRDEGILVIGSGNLVHNLHTYAWGRHKVEPFDWAVRFETQAREWLLAGDDAPLINYEGLGRDAQLAAPTPDHYLPLLYVIALRRAGEKIIFPVEGFDGGSISMLSVQIG; this is translated from the coding sequence ATGCCTACCATCTTCTTCGGGCACGGCAACCCGATGAACGCGCTACAAACAAATGCCTGGACCGAAAGCTGGGCGGCTATCGGTGAGCGTATTCCCAGGCCGCAAGCGATTCTTTGTGTTTCGGCGCATTGGTACTTGCCCGCAACGCTGGTGACAGCGATGGAGCGACCGCGCACGATTCACGACTTCGGCGGCTTTCCCCAGGAGTTGTACGAGGTAAGTTATCCAGCGCCCGGCGACCCGAAGCTTGCGCGCCGCGTGCGAGAATTGCTCGCCCCGCTGCCTGTGGGCTTAGACGACCGGTGGGGATTGGATCACGGCACCTGGTCTGTGCTCTATCACGTCTTCTCTGAAGCTGATATCCCTGTGGTGCAACTGAGCATCGACGAAACGCAACCCGCCGCTTTCCACTACGAAGCCGGAAAGCGGCTGGCTACGCTGCGCGACGAAGGGATACTCGTCATCGGCAGCGGCAACCTCGTGCATAACCTGCATACCTATGCCTGGGGTCGTCATAAGGTCGAGCCTTTCGACTGGGCCGTCAGATTCGAAACCCAGGCGCGGGAGTGGTTGCTCGCTGGCGACGACGCTCCGCTGATCAACTACGAGGGGTTGGGCCGCGACGCGCAGCTTGCGGCGCCGACGCCCGACCACTATCTGCCGCTGCTCTATGTGATCGCCCTGCGAAGAGCAGGCGAGAAGATCATTTTCCCTGTGGAAGGATTCGACGGAGGTTCGATCTCCATGCTCAGCGTTCAAATCGGATGA
- a CDS encoding pirin family protein, with amino-acid sequence MIKVRPSGERGKTQTGWLDSHHTFSFNRYYDPRYMGFRGLRVINEDFVAPAQGFGTHSHNDMEILSYVVEGALEHRDSSGGSGVIRPGELQRMSAGTGVSHSEFNGSETEPVHFLQIWVVPEREGLKPGYEQRAFSEGERRGRLRLIASRGGDDGSVTIHQNVKVYDALLASGDDISYQLDGDRHAWIQVVKGAVSVNRTTLRAGDGAAISEETALNIRASEDAEILLFDLA; translated from the coding sequence ATGATTAAAGTAAGACCATCGGGAGAACGTGGTAAGACGCAGACGGGCTGGCTTGACAGCCATCACACGTTTTCTTTCAACCGTTACTATGACCCGCGTTATATGGGCTTCCGCGGCCTGCGGGTCATCAACGAAGACTTCGTCGCGCCGGCTCAAGGGTTCGGCACGCACTCGCACAACGACATGGAGATTCTCTCCTACGTCGTCGAGGGGGCGCTCGAACATCGTGACTCGTCCGGCGGCAGCGGCGTGATCCGTCCCGGCGAGCTTCAACGCATGAGCGCCGGCACAGGCGTCAGTCACAGTGAGTTCAATGGCTCCGAGACCGAGCCCGTCCATTTCCTTCAGATCTGGGTCGTGCCGGAGCGTGAAGGCTTAAAGCCGGGTTACGAGCAGCGGGCTTTCTCTGAAGGCGAGCGGCGCGGTCGCCTGCGGCTGATCGCTTCGCGTGGAGGCGATGATGGCTCGGTGACCATCCACCAGAACGTGAAGGTCTATGACGCGTTGTTGGCGTCCGGTGACGATATTTCCTATCAGCTCGACGGAGACCGCCACGCGTGGATACAGGTGGTCAAGGGCGCGGTCAGCGTGAACCGCACGACTTTGCGGGCGGGCGATGGGGCGGCCATCAGCGAAGAGACGGCTCTGAACATCCGGGCGAGTGAAGACGCGGAAATCCTGCTCTTTGATCTGGCCTAG
- a CDS encoding amino acid permease — MAETKPSLLRALTLTDAIALVVGTVIGTGVFLKTAVMTQQLGSPGLVLLAWLAAGLLSLAGALAYAELGAMYPHAGGEYVYLGKAFGDAPAFLYGWMQFAVAGAGGIAGLSTGFAIFLSALIPLGGAWAERTFHLFGQEVHWQFGLSQVVAVAAIVLLSAINCIGVAVGGRVQAVLTAAKLLGIAVIVVGVFFFSRNAGWSHLATSGGTSAVGGVSAFGAAMMAALWAYNGWYLLPVVAGEVQRPQRNVPRGLIFGMLAVMATYLLANLAYFYALPVAEIVTANSTAHPDALPVAAKAAQTFFGSTGAAFISIAFVVSTLGALNGCIMGQARIPFAMARDGLFFQRVGEVSARRRAPIWAISAQSAWGCVLALSGTFDQITTYTIFALWLFFGVTVSAVFVLRRKMPDVERPYKTLGYPLVPLLFMLVAAWLVINTIVTSPVESVIGLVLIALGLPVYFYFKRKQARTVTAEIAAAAQP; from the coding sequence ATGGCAGAAACGAAACCATCATTGCTCCGCGCCTTGACGCTGACAGACGCCATTGCGCTAGTCGTCGGCACGGTCATCGGCACGGGGGTATTTTTGAAGACCGCGGTGATGACGCAGCAATTGGGCAGCCCTGGGCTAGTGCTGCTGGCGTGGCTTGCGGCGGGACTGCTCTCGCTCGCCGGCGCGTTAGCTTATGCCGAGCTTGGCGCGATGTACCCGCACGCCGGCGGTGAATATGTCTACCTCGGCAAAGCCTTCGGCGATGCGCCGGCCTTTCTCTACGGCTGGATGCAATTTGCTGTCGCGGGAGCAGGCGGGATTGCCGGCCTCAGCACTGGATTCGCTATTTTCCTTTCGGCCTTGATCCCGCTGGGCGGCGCGTGGGCTGAACGGACGTTTCATCTGTTCGGGCAGGAAGTCCACTGGCAGTTCGGCCTGTCGCAGGTGGTCGCAGTCGCCGCGATTGTGCTGTTGTCGGCGATCAACTGCATCGGCGTGGCGGTCGGCGGGCGGGTGCAGGCCGTGCTAACAGCGGCCAAGTTGTTGGGCATTGCAGTCATCGTTGTCGGCGTCTTCTTTTTCTCGCGCAACGCAGGCTGGTCGCATCTGGCAACGTCGGGCGGCACCTCAGCCGTGGGCGGCGTGTCAGCCTTTGGCGCGGCGATGATGGCGGCGCTCTGGGCTTACAACGGCTGGTATCTGTTGCCGGTCGTCGCCGGCGAGGTGCAGCGCCCGCAACGCAATGTGCCGCGCGGCCTGATTTTCGGTATGCTCGCCGTTATGGCGACTTACTTGCTGGCGAACCTGGCCTATTTTTACGCGCTGCCGGTCGCTGAAATCGTCACTGCAAATTCGACGGCGCACCCGGATGCGCTGCCGGTCGCGGCGAAAGCGGCGCAAACCTTCTTCGGCTCCACCGGCGCGGCTTTCATCTCGATAGCCTTTGTCGTCTCCACCCTCGGGGCTCTGAATGGATGCATTATGGGGCAGGCACGCATTCCCTTTGCGATGGCGCGGGACGGGTTGTTTTTCCAGCGGGTCGGCGAAGTGAGCGCCAGGCGGCGCGCGCCGATCTGGGCGATCAGCGCGCAATCGGCGTGGGGCTGTGTGCTGGCGCTCTCAGGCACCTTCGATCAAATCACGACCTACACGATCTTCGCGCTGTGGCTCTTCTTCGGCGTGACGGTGAGCGCGGTCTTTGTGCTGCGCCGGAAGATGCCCGATGTAGAACGCCCGTACAAAACCCTCGGCTACCCGCTCGTGCCGCTGCTTTTCATGCTGGTCGCGGCGTGGCTGGTCATCAACACGATTGTTACAAGCCCTGTCGAATCGGTGATCGGCCTTGTGCTGATTGCGCTTGGTCTGCCGGTCTACTTCTACTTCAAGCGGAAGCAGGCGCGCACGGTGACCGCAGAGATCGCGGCAGCGGCTCAACCATAG
- a CDS encoding NACHT domain-containing protein translates to METEQEAEPQEAETFRPCHARRIYAGRDADVFREAFLLPLLSQHHAYRVQGYVLDLSEDGSLNRTVEQMQVSREVRADLQVVCSPPEDDAAMRALWHLVSDCDPSVLPNEVLSELSQREYPRLLRACRGLANKRFFGRGQAQPISHPFEDLEGQMGFDQLRTRVSDYAAPARPRALIVAAKPVSCSLTVRLYGAGAPWLSFVQIVDGASHLDDLWSSMPPDLVCADIESFEALHLQPLWSESVWVIAADDQEQVKRLVAFNYSDDIARWSRAPRVIIWWSPKRSQALSPVCATWPLRRNWDLLPEVSGYQPRPEMDILRSLWQDGSPHVVGLVGLGGVGKTTLACQFLKECRTFGDKKDSHVSGPSLPSADAIFVWDFHAKPFYETFLRSFAEYLNPDLLDPATGDQCLAYLRQAVQERYLRRVLLVLDGLDVLQHPGGEATDEGQIRAPHILQLLEEIAKGEMPILALITTRLEPAELRRPGRAYSSIQVGGIPPEAAADLLRHCGVQGDETQLVALAARFGFHAMTIYHLGRLLGDFYDGDIAAADRLPPVETIMQTGSREVDEYNCRFIQLFARYEERLPRQEVAALQRVATLGLPLSTKEFQQILAESEDKELGRVHLEELQASMNALHDRQLLNAYAEPDQVVMYFTHPTLSNYFGQSLTFDAEPLHGGAIKHFERQLHETMLPGSWSTIGNVQTGGAIRMRSAAVGPEDSADQYLTNVIALDLMERIISHTVQAGHKEEARLLYKWRMGGDQHLESIGQRERARRIRELLWGTAS, encoded by the coding sequence ATGGAAACTGAGCAAGAAGCCGAACCGCAAGAGGCCGAAACCTTTCGGCCCTGTCATGCCCGCCGCATCTATGCCGGCAGAGACGCCGACGTGTTTCGAGAAGCTTTCCTGCTTCCCCTCCTGTCGCAGCACCATGCCTATCGCGTGCAGGGCTATGTCCTCGACCTCTCCGAGGACGGAAGCCTAAACCGAACGGTCGAACAGATGCAGGTGTCGCGCGAGGTTCGCGCGGACTTGCAGGTCGTTTGCTCGCCGCCGGAAGACGATGCGGCCATGAGGGCGTTGTGGCACTTGGTCAGCGATTGCGACCCGAGCGTGCTGCCGAATGAGGTCCTGTCAGAGTTGAGCCAGCGCGAATACCCGCGGCTATTGAGAGCCTGCCGCGGGCTCGCCAATAAGCGATTTTTTGGCAGGGGCCAGGCTCAGCCAATCAGTCACCCATTCGAAGACCTCGAAGGGCAGATGGGCTTTGACCAGTTGCGGACGCGCGTCAGTGATTATGCTGCCCCCGCGCGCCCGCGAGCGCTCATCGTCGCCGCCAAGCCGGTGTCCTGTTCGCTGACCGTGCGGCTCTATGGCGCGGGGGCACCCTGGCTGTCGTTCGTGCAAATCGTTGACGGTGCCAGCCATCTTGACGATCTGTGGTCCAGCATGCCGCCAGACTTGGTCTGCGCGGACATCGAATCGTTCGAGGCCCTTCACCTCCAACCGCTCTGGTCAGAATCCGTGTGGGTGATTGCCGCGGACGACCAGGAGCAGGTGAAGCGGTTAGTCGCCTTCAACTACTCGGATGACATCGCGCGGTGGAGCCGTGCCCCGCGTGTCATCATATGGTGGTCGCCGAAGCGCTCGCAAGCCCTCTCGCCTGTCTGCGCCACGTGGCCTTTGAGGCGGAACTGGGACCTGTTGCCCGAAGTGAGCGGCTATCAACCGCGCCCCGAAATGGACATACTGCGATCCTTATGGCAAGACGGCTCGCCGCACGTCGTCGGACTCGTCGGACTCGGGGGCGTCGGGAAGACGACCCTTGCCTGCCAGTTCCTAAAGGAGTGCCGCACGTTTGGTGATAAGAAGGACTCGCATGTGTCGGGGCCGAGCCTGCCTTCAGCCGATGCCATCTTCGTCTGGGACTTTCATGCGAAGCCGTTTTACGAAACCTTCTTACGGTCCTTCGCCGAATACCTCAACCCAGACCTCCTGGACCCCGCGACCGGCGACCAATGTTTGGCTTACCTCCGTCAAGCGGTGCAGGAGAGATATCTGCGGCGCGTGCTGCTGGTGCTAGATGGGCTCGACGTCCTTCAACACCCGGGCGGCGAGGCGACCGACGAAGGGCAGATACGAGCGCCCCACATCTTACAACTTCTCGAAGAGATCGCCAAAGGAGAGATGCCGATCCTTGCCCTGATCACCACCCGCCTTGAACCGGCTGAGTTGCGGAGGCCCGGCAGGGCTTACTCATCTATACAGGTCGGGGGCATTCCGCCCGAAGCCGCCGCTGACTTGCTGCGCCACTGCGGAGTTCAGGGTGACGAAACGCAACTGGTCGCGCTGGCTGCCCGCTTTGGCTTCCATGCGATGACGATCTACCACCTTGGCCGACTGCTGGGCGATTTTTATGATGGCGATATCGCGGCGGCTGACCGCCTGCCTCCCGTCGAAACCATAATGCAGACCGGGAGCAGAGAGGTAGACGAGTACAACTGCCGATTCATACAACTGTTCGCCCGTTACGAAGAGCGCCTGCCCAGGCAGGAGGTGGCAGCCCTTCAGCGTGTTGCCACCCTGGGCTTGCCGCTCTCTACGAAGGAATTCCAGCAGATCCTTGCCGAGTCCGAGGACAAAGAGCTAGGAAGGGTTCACCTGGAAGAGTTACAAGCCTCGATGAATGCTTTGCATGACCGGCAACTCTTAAACGCCTACGCCGAACCTGACCAGGTAGTGATGTACTTTACACATCCGACGCTGTCTAATTATTTTGGCCAGTCGCTCACGTTCGACGCGGAGCCTCTTCACGGGGGCGCGATCAAACACTTCGAGCGACAGTTGCACGAGACAATGCTGCCGGGGAGTTGGTCAACCATCGGCAACGTACAAACAGGCGGGGCGATCCGGATGCGTAGCGCAGCCGTCGGCCCTGAAGACTCAGCCGACCAATACCTGACCAATGTGATCGCTCTTGATCTGATGGAAAGGATCATCTCCCATACGGTGCAGGCCGGCCACAAGGAAGAAGCCCGCTTGCTCTATAAGTGGCGCATGGGGGGCGACCAGCATTTAGAGTCTATAGGTCAGAGGGAACGGGCGCGACGTATCAGAGAGCTGTTGTGGGGGACTGCCTCATAA